The Halobacterium litoreum genome includes a region encoding these proteins:
- a CDS encoding 60S ribosomal export protein NMD3 codes for MTDAGTSFCPRCGDPVEDEGEGATRREQSLCDACYFSDFDLVDAPDRIEVMVCARCGAVHRGNRWVDVDARDYTDVAVEETSEALGVHVEAEDVDWEVRPEQVDQNTIRMHCLFTGVVRDTVQTEEVTVPVKVSRQTCKRCGRIAGDSYASVVQVRANDRDPTSEETERATELAHEIVADMEATGDRNAFVTEISDAESGIDIKLSTNKIGLKLARKLVEEFGGGFEDHETLVTEDEDGNEVYRVTYAVRFPEFQQGDVVDIADDDGGPVLVRSVHGNLKGVRVTTGEPYEASYEDGDSPDARKLGTVEDASEATVVTVEDENSIQILDPETYESETVPRPDYVDPDAATVPALKSRAGLHVLPDA; via the coding sequence ATGACCGACGCAGGCACGTCGTTTTGCCCGCGCTGTGGCGACCCCGTCGAGGACGAAGGCGAGGGCGCCACGCGCCGCGAGCAGTCGCTGTGTGACGCCTGCTACTTCTCGGATTTCGACCTCGTGGACGCGCCCGACCGCATCGAAGTGATGGTGTGTGCGCGCTGTGGCGCGGTCCACCGCGGGAACCGCTGGGTGGACGTGGACGCCCGCGACTACACGGACGTCGCCGTCGAGGAGACGAGCGAAGCCCTCGGCGTCCACGTGGAGGCCGAGGACGTGGACTGGGAGGTCCGCCCCGAGCAAGTAGACCAGAACACGATTCGGATGCACTGCCTGTTCACGGGCGTCGTCCGGGACACCGTCCAGACCGAGGAGGTGACCGTCCCGGTGAAGGTGAGCAGACAGACCTGCAAGCGGTGTGGCCGCATCGCCGGGGACTCCTACGCCTCGGTGGTGCAAGTGCGCGCGAACGACCGCGACCCGACCAGCGAGGAGACGGAGCGAGCCACCGAACTCGCCCACGAAATCGTCGCGGACATGGAGGCGACCGGCGACCGGAACGCGTTCGTCACGGAGATTTCGGACGCCGAGTCGGGTATCGACATCAAACTCTCCACGAACAAAATCGGGCTGAAACTCGCGCGCAAACTCGTCGAGGAGTTCGGCGGCGGCTTCGAGGACCACGAGACGCTCGTCACCGAAGACGAGGACGGCAACGAAGTGTACCGCGTGACGTACGCCGTTCGCTTCCCCGAGTTCCAGCAGGGTGACGTGGTGGACATCGCGGACGACGACGGCGGCCCGGTGTTGGTGCGCTCGGTCCACGGCAACCTCAAGGGCGTGCGCGTGACGACCGGCGAGCCCTACGAGGCGAGTTACGAGGACGGCGACAGCCCGGACGCCCGAAAGCTCGGCACCGTCGAGGACGCCAGCGAGGCGACCGTCGTCACCGTCGAGGACGAGAACTCCATCCAGATTCTCGACCCGGAGACCTACGAGTCCGAGACGGTGCCCCGTCCCGACTACGTGGACCCGGACGCGGCGACCGTCCCGGCGCTGAAGTCCCGCGCTGGCTTGCACGTCCTGCCCGATGCGTGA
- a CDS encoding class I SAM-dependent methyltransferase: MRDLAVVVAKADAEARIEALEREGVYDDDRQVRERDADRVELPVTDEPTHTAHERVVEQRDPDLRSPDLNARLRSRGWADDEIERAPSSWAVLGTVVLASFDDCPRKGEVGEALLELHREADTVLDRGGVEGEHRQPNVSVVAGAGDTETIHTEHGTRYAMDLDRVMFAPGNQAERARMGDVAGDGERVLDMFAGIGYFAVPMARAGASVTAVEKNPDSFRYLAQNAQLNDVAGSLDCVLGDCREVDAEADRVVMGYYDALGGGPVHDGDDPGYLAAALDAVVSGGTLHVHAAVPEPELWERPVSRLREGCAAAGRAVEIEAKRRVKSHSEGVAHVVLDARVD; encoded by the coding sequence ATGCGTGACCTCGCGGTCGTCGTGGCGAAGGCCGACGCGGAGGCCCGAATCGAGGCGCTGGAACGCGAGGGCGTCTACGACGACGACCGGCAGGTCCGCGAGCGCGACGCCGACCGCGTCGAACTCCCCGTGACCGACGAGCCGACCCACACCGCCCACGAGCGTGTCGTCGAGCAGCGCGACCCCGACCTGCGGTCGCCCGACTTGAACGCCCGCCTCCGGTCCCGCGGATGGGCTGACGACGAAATCGAGCGCGCGCCGTCGTCGTGGGCCGTCCTCGGCACCGTCGTCCTCGCGTCCTTCGACGACTGCCCCCGGAAGGGTGAGGTCGGTGAAGCCCTCCTCGAACTCCACCGGGAGGCCGACACCGTGTTGGACCGCGGCGGCGTCGAGGGCGAACACCGCCAGCCGAACGTCTCCGTCGTGGCGGGCGCCGGCGACACGGAGACGATTCACACCGAACACGGCACGCGGTACGCGATGGACCTCGACCGCGTGATGTTCGCGCCCGGAAATCAGGCCGAGCGCGCCCGGATGGGCGACGTAGCGGGCGACGGCGAGCGCGTGCTGGACATGTTCGCGGGCATCGGCTACTTCGCCGTCCCGATGGCGCGCGCCGGCGCCAGCGTCACCGCCGTCGAGAAGAACCCCGACTCGTTCCGGTACCTCGCGCAGAACGCCCAACTCAACGACGTGGCCGGGAGCCTCGACTGCGTGCTCGGCGACTGCCGCGAGGTCGACGCCGAGGCCGACCGGGTCGTGATGGGGTACTACGACGCGCTCGGCGGCGGCCCCGTCCACGACGGCGACGACCCCGGCTACCTCGCCGCCGCGCTCGACGCCGTCGTCTCGGGCGGCACGCTCCACGTCCACGCCGCCGTCCCCGAACCCGAACTCTGGGAGCGCCCCGTCTCCCGACTCCGCGAGGGCTGTGCGGCCGCCGGCCGCGCGGTCGAAATCGAGGCGAAGCGCCGCGTGAAGTCCCACAGCGAGGGCGTCGCGCACGTCGTCCTCGACGCGCGCGTGGACTGA
- a CDS encoding helicase C-terminal domain-containing protein, with product MKPGRIVAEFPAPEFRGAQEQALADIRDAFESGNDVVLVRAPTGSGKSLLARAIMGCAREVEDADPTDATGAYYTTPQVSQLDDVAEDDLLEDLKLIRGKSNYTCILPGEEDTPVDRAPCARERGYDCAVKHRCPYFSDRAIASSRSNAAMTLAYFMRTAGSEVFRRRDVCVVDEAHGLAEWAEMYATIDLNSRTVPVWEDVRVPDLDGNVDKAVDFAEHLSRVCEAAKDELVGQDELTAEEAGRRDRLQELLSELDWFVEDYRDPESGTTWVVDADDRSVTIKPMDPERYLQHTVWERANKHALLSATILNKDAFCRSVGLDPANVALVDVEHTFPVKNRPLYDVTQGKMTYEHRDQTLPKVAETVVRVMANHPDEKGIVHAHSYDIAEKLAGRLEEFGVGDRVRTHDSDTRDAELERWKASDDPEAFVAVKMEEALDLKYDLGRWQVLCKAPFLNTNDSRVAARLADGQWAWYYRTALRTVIQACGRVVRAPDDRGATYVADSSILDLFERARTDMPPWFRDQVDRMSVPDLPDVDASAALGETTTSVDQVERTRQTERAPSSGAGASTDDGGASDGSDEETTDSRVSGPMADVWNTE from the coding sequence GTGAAACCCGGTCGCATCGTCGCCGAGTTCCCCGCGCCCGAGTTCCGGGGCGCCCAGGAGCAGGCGCTGGCGGACATCCGGGACGCCTTCGAGTCGGGGAACGACGTGGTATTGGTGCGCGCGCCGACGGGGAGCGGGAAGAGCCTGCTGGCGCGCGCCATCATGGGCTGTGCTCGCGAGGTCGAGGACGCCGACCCGACCGACGCGACGGGCGCGTACTACACGACGCCGCAGGTCAGCCAACTCGACGACGTGGCCGAGGATGACCTACTGGAGGACCTGAAACTGATTCGCGGGAAGTCGAACTACACGTGTATTCTGCCCGGCGAGGAGGACACGCCGGTCGACCGCGCGCCCTGCGCTCGGGAACGTGGCTACGACTGCGCGGTGAAACACCGGTGTCCGTACTTCTCCGACCGCGCCATCGCGTCCTCGCGGTCGAACGCGGCGATGACGCTCGCGTACTTCATGCGGACCGCCGGGAGCGAGGTGTTCCGCCGACGCGACGTGTGTGTCGTGGACGAAGCCCACGGCCTCGCGGAGTGGGCGGAGATGTACGCGACAATCGACCTGAACAGCCGGACGGTACCGGTGTGGGAAGATGTGCGCGTGCCCGACCTCGACGGGAACGTGGACAAGGCGGTGGACTTCGCGGAACACCTTTCGCGGGTCTGCGAGGCGGCGAAAGACGAACTCGTCGGGCAGGACGAACTCACCGCCGAGGAAGCGGGGCGCCGGGACCGCCTGCAGGAGTTGCTCTCCGAACTCGATTGGTTCGTGGAGGACTACCGAGACCCCGAGTCGGGGACGACGTGGGTCGTCGACGCCGACGACCGGTCGGTCACCATCAAGCCGATGGACCCGGAGCGCTACCTCCAGCACACGGTCTGGGAGCGCGCGAACAAACACGCCCTGCTCTCGGCGACGATTCTGAACAAGGACGCGTTCTGCCGGAGCGTCGGCCTCGACCCGGCGAACGTCGCGCTCGTCGACGTGGAACACACGTTTCCGGTAAAGAACCGCCCGCTGTACGACGTGACGCAGGGGAAGATGACCTACGAGCACCGCGACCAGACGCTCCCGAAGGTGGCCGAGACGGTGGTGCGCGTGATGGCGAACCACCCCGACGAGAAGGGCATCGTCCACGCCCACTCCTACGACATCGCGGAGAAACTGGCGGGGAGACTTGAGGAGTTCGGGGTCGGCGACCGCGTGCGAACCCACGACTCGGACACGCGCGACGCGGAACTCGAACGCTGGAAGGCGAGCGACGACCCGGAGGCGTTCGTCGCCGTGAAGATGGAGGAAGCGCTCGACCTGAAGTACGATTTGGGGCGCTGGCAGGTGCTCTGCAAGGCGCCGTTCCTGAACACGAACGACTCGCGGGTGGCGGCGCGGCTCGCCGACGGCCAGTGGGCGTGGTACTACCGCACCGCGCTCAGGACCGTGATTCAGGCCTGCGGGCGCGTCGTCCGCGCGCCCGACGACCGGGGCGCGACGTACGTCGCCGACTCCAGCATTCTCGACTTGTTCGAGCGCGCCCGCACCGATATGCCCCCGTGGTTCCGCGACCAGGTCGACCGGATGAGCGTCCCGGACCTGCCCGACGTGGACGCGTCGGCGGCGCTCGGCGAGACGACGACGAGCGTCGACCAAGTGGAGCGCACCCGGCAGACGGAGCGCGCGCCGTCCTCGGGGGCGGGCGCGAGCACGGACGACGGCGGCGCGAGCGACGGGAGTGACGAGGAGACGACGGACTCGCGCGTCTCGGGGCCGATGGCCGACGTCTGGAACACCGAGTAG
- a CDS encoding DUF7561 family protein, translating into MAEHCDACGEEVRLAGGIANIWTTEQTRTGGMTLEFEDGTEHFLCFDCIEALPDEPSESDVEGLKG; encoded by the coding sequence ATGGCCGAGCACTGCGATGCGTGCGGGGAGGAGGTGCGTCTCGCCGGCGGCATCGCGAACATCTGGACGACCGAGCAGACGCGGACGGGCGGGATGACCCTCGAGTTCGAGGACGGCACAGAGCACTTCCTCTGTTTCGACTGCATCGAGGCGTTGCCGGACGAGCCGAGCGAGAGCGACGTCGAGGGCTTGAAGGGATGA
- a CDS encoding YkgJ family cysteine cluster protein yields MEVDCENCAGCCVDWRALADVPERANHERRGPQEPLDDAYNLVPLTREDVRAFLDAGLGDAMTPRLWTAREGPSVDVQGREVAAIEGKPAFFVGLRKPPKPVAPFGADPHWLPSCAFLDPETLKCRIHDSNVYPEECAEYPGHNLALGVATECERVEARVGGERLLDDEPPEDLSSLLFGPQAVGEKVFAYPDPGGLPDGVLDRLAAGDLTDRDRAHFVAVAAASAPGTTAVEPERRRNAFETARDAESWVGEAVREWARRADRDEPDPGLGEVVEDARGAPETPGWDALDN; encoded by the coding sequence ATGGAGGTGGACTGCGAGAACTGCGCTGGCTGTTGTGTGGACTGGCGCGCGCTCGCCGACGTACCCGAGCGCGCCAACCACGAGCGCCGCGGCCCGCAGGAGCCGTTAGACGACGCGTACAACCTCGTGCCGCTGACCCGCGAAGACGTGCGAGCGTTCCTTGACGCGGGGCTCGGGGACGCGATGACGCCGCGGCTCTGGACGGCTCGCGAGGGCCCGAGCGTCGACGTGCAGGGCCGCGAGGTCGCCGCAATCGAGGGGAAGCCCGCGTTCTTCGTCGGTCTGCGGAAGCCACCGAAGCCCGTCGCGCCGTTCGGCGCCGACCCGCACTGGCTCCCGTCCTGTGCGTTCCTCGACCCCGAGACCCTGAAGTGTCGGATTCATGACTCGAACGTCTACCCCGAGGAGTGCGCGGAGTACCCCGGCCACAACCTCGCGCTCGGCGTGGCGACGGAGTGCGAGCGCGTGGAGGCGCGCGTCGGCGGCGAGCGCCTGCTCGACGACGAACCCCCGGAAGACCTGTCGAGTCTGCTGTTCGGGCCGCAGGCGGTCGGCGAGAAGGTGTTCGCGTACCCCGACCCCGGCGGCCTCCCTGACGGCGTCCTCGACCGGCTCGCGGCGGGCGACCTCACCGACCGAGACCGCGCGCACTTCGTCGCCGTCGCCGCCGCGAGCGCGCCCGGCACCACCGCCGTCGAACCGGAGCGCCGACGGAACGCGTTCGAGACCGCGCGCGACGCCGAATCGTGGGTCGGCGAGGCGGTCCGGGAGTGGGCTCGCCGCGCCGACCGCGACGAACCCGACCCCGGTCTCGGCGAGGTTGTCGAGGACGCTCGCGGCGCACCCGAAACGCCGGGATGGGACGCCCTCGATAATTAA
- a CDS encoding NAD(P)H-binding protein: MRVLVTGATGFVGSRLVPELVAAGHDVRALVRDPARYDPPEGVEVVEGDLLDPDSLDGDFDGVDAAYYLVHSMGTGGDFAERDRRAARNFVDAADAAGVERVVYLGGLGEERAELSPHLRSRREVEAILADADFELTSLRAAVIVGAGSASFELVFQLVNRLPVMVTPKWVRTPCQPIAVRDVVAYLVGVLDAPETAGETYEIGGPEVLSYQQMLERTAAIAGKRLYILPVPVLSPKLSTYWVDLVTNVPRSVAHPLIHGLKNPVVVTDDSITEAVDVDLTPFDDAARTALAEYDGADQSAVDEADVDA; the protein is encoded by the coding sequence ATGCGCGTACTCGTCACGGGCGCCACCGGCTTCGTCGGCAGTCGACTGGTCCCCGAACTCGTCGCGGCCGGCCACGACGTGCGAGCGCTCGTTCGCGACCCCGCGAGGTACGACCCGCCCGAGGGCGTCGAGGTCGTCGAGGGCGACCTGCTCGACCCGGACTCGCTCGACGGCGACTTCGACGGCGTCGACGCCGCCTACTATCTCGTCCACTCGATGGGGACGGGCGGCGACTTCGCGGAGCGCGACCGCCGGGCGGCACGGAACTTCGTGGACGCCGCGGACGCCGCGGGCGTCGAGCGCGTCGTCTACCTCGGCGGTCTCGGGGAAGAGCGCGCCGAACTCTCCCCGCACCTGCGCTCGCGCCGCGAGGTCGAAGCCATCCTCGCGGACGCCGACTTCGAACTGACGTCGCTGCGCGCGGCGGTCATCGTCGGCGCCGGGAGCGCGAGTTTCGAGTTGGTGTTCCAACTCGTGAACCGTCTGCCCGTGATGGTGACGCCGAAGTGGGTGCGCACGCCCTGCCAGCCAATCGCCGTCAGAGACGTGGTCGCGTACCTCGTCGGCGTCCTCGACGCCCCCGAGACGGCGGGCGAGACGTACGAAATCGGCGGCCCGGAAGTCCTGTCCTACCAGCAGATGCTCGAACGCACCGCCGCCATCGCGGGCAAGCGCCTCTACATCCTCCCGGTGCCCGTGCTGTCACCGAAGCTCTCGACGTACTGGGTCGACCTCGTCACGAACGTGCCCCGGAGCGTCGCCCACCCCCTGATTCACGGGCTGAAGAATCCGGTCGTCGTCACCGACGACAGCATCACCGAGGCCGTCGACGTCGACCTGACGCCGTTCGACGACGCCGCGCGGACGGCACTCGCGGAGTACGACGGCGCCGACCAGAGCGCTGTCGACGAGGCGGATGTCGATGCGTGA
- a CDS encoding DUF7530 family protein gives MREAERDQDAGQSGAPTPTTVYGETWVYESIVGAIPGIDIADRHAVVIQFAIFEVGVLALAFAYDLPGAVLPGTAAVLVAAAGSAFMLDIGNRARAPGVPERYRRLLFSSSIEVVLGVVAYVALLTYLFVWDPRDGATLFASLLGERPPVLPAALGLLVLWDVCYRIGTGWWAAVVALWRSVTQDLDADARARLAAVDRRTLGFGLLQSVLVPFVWDHPPLVVAVAGHVVAVAVVATASLYALEQAD, from the coding sequence ATGCGTGAGGCCGAACGCGACCAGGACGCCGGCCAGTCGGGCGCGCCGACGCCGACGACGGTGTACGGCGAGACGTGGGTGTACGAGAGCATCGTCGGCGCGATTCCCGGCATCGACATCGCTGACCGGCACGCCGTCGTCATCCAGTTCGCCATCTTCGAGGTGGGCGTGCTCGCGCTCGCGTTCGCCTACGACCTGCCGGGAGCCGTCCTGCCGGGGACGGCGGCGGTGCTCGTCGCGGCCGCGGGGAGCGCGTTCATGCTCGACATCGGGAACCGAGCGCGCGCGCCCGGCGTCCCCGAGCGCTACCGCCGCCTGCTGTTCTCCTCGAGCATCGAGGTGGTGCTCGGCGTCGTCGCGTACGTCGCCCTGCTCACGTACCTGTTCGTCTGGGACCCGCGGGACGGCGCGACGCTGTTCGCTTCCCTGCTCGGGGAGCGTCCGCCCGTCCTCCCGGCGGCGCTCGGCCTGCTCGTGCTGTGGGACGTCTGCTACCGCATCGGGACGGGGTGGTGGGCGGCGGTCGTGGCGCTCTGGCGCTCCGTCACGCAGGACCTCGACGCCGACGCCCGCGCGCGCCTCGCTGCCGTCGACCGGCGGACGCTCGGCTTCGGGCTCCTACAGTCCGTCCTGGTGCCGTTCGTCTGGGACCACCCGCCGCTGGTCGTCGCGGTGGCGGGACACGTGGTGGCGGTGGCGGTTGTGGCGACCGCGTCGCTGTACGCGCTAGAACAGGCCGACTAG
- a CDS encoding DUF5786 family protein — MSMGAYDEDEHERREAKNNGVEVSDDDTRTTYEGSVEFDSGDSAEDLIDQFQQIKN, encoded by the coding sequence ATGTCAATGGGTGCCTATGACGAGGACGAGCACGAGCGCCGCGAGGCGAAGAACAACGGCGTCGAAGTGAGCGACGACGACACTCGTACGACCTACGAGGGCTCCGTCGAGTTCGACTCCGGCGACTCCGCAGAGGACCTCATCGACCAGTTCCAGCAGATCAAGAACTAG
- a CDS encoding DUF5789 family protein — protein MTLRETADVLTAQDYPLTAAELASACGDHELDEADGGETLRAVIARTGEDRFETATEATFAVYGAVGESAVGRVGYSDRDPTPMGVDGPEPVSF, from the coding sequence ATGACCCTCAGAGAGACCGCAGACGTCCTGACGGCCCAAGATTACCCGCTGACCGCGGCAGAACTGGCGTCCGCCTGCGGCGACCACGAACTCGACGAGGCGGACGGCGGCGAGACGCTGCGTGCGGTCATCGCGCGCACCGGCGAGGACCGCTTCGAGACGGCGACCGAGGCGACGTTCGCGGTGTACGGTGCGGTGGGCGAGAGCGCCGTCGGTCGCGTCGGGTACAGCGACCGCGACCCGACGCCGATGGGCGTCGACGGCCCCGAACCGGTTTCGTTCTGA
- a CDS encoding PHP domain-containing protein, with the protein MVYADLHVHTDNSDGTLALDEVPAAARDAGVSAVAITDHDRLHPDLDAPVTERGGVDVVHGIELRVEAGDQRVDLLGYGARRTDALVAETDRIQRDRRTRGARIIENVETTLGVDLGLESREGLGRPHIARAVVDHPETDYDELGAVFDDLIADDGPCFVARDVPDFETGVELLSEACGLVGLAHPLRYDDPQTALGLCRDLDAVERHYPYDRPVGDDPAEDGDVLVDAAIDEFDLLATGGSDAHERTLGKAGLSRVAYETVRMHL; encoded by the coding sequence ATGGTCTACGCGGACCTCCACGTCCACACCGACAACTCCGACGGCACCCTCGCGCTCGACGAGGTGCCCGCCGCCGCCCGCGACGCCGGCGTCTCGGCGGTCGCCATCACCGACCACGACCGCCTCCACCCCGACCTCGACGCGCCCGTCACCGAACGCGGCGGCGTCGACGTCGTCCACGGCATCGAACTCCGCGTCGAGGCCGGCGACCAGCGCGTCGACCTCCTCGGCTACGGCGCCCGGCGCACCGACGCGCTCGTCGCCGAGACCGACCGCATCCAGCGCGACCGCCGCACCCGCGGCGCCCGAATCATCGAGAACGTCGAAACAACCCTCGGCGTCGACCTCGGCCTCGAATCCCGCGAGGGACTGGGTCGCCCGCACATCGCGCGCGCCGTCGTCGACCACCCCGAAACCGACTACGACGAACTCGGCGCCGTCTTCGACGACCTCATCGCCGACGACGGCCCGTGTTTCGTCGCGCGCGACGTCCCCGACTTCGAGACGGGCGTCGAACTGCTCTCGGAGGCCTGCGGTCTCGTCGGCCTCGCCCACCCGCTGCGCTACGACGACCCGCAGACCGCCCTCGGCCTCTGTCGCGACCTCGACGCCGTCGAACGCCACTACCCCTACGACCGACCCGTCGGCGACGACCCCGCCGAGGACGGCGACGTGCTCGTGGACGCCGCCATCGACGAGTTCGACCTGCTCGCCACCGGCGGGAGCGACGCCCACGAGCGCACCCTCGGGAAGGCCGGCCTCTCCCGCGTCGCCTACGAGACCGTCCGCATGCACCTGTAG
- a CDS encoding DUF6757 family protein: protein MQCHYCDRSADLTVEKGGIKVGVCEDHFQDQLDELSDSETLQRLREQLEIERS from the coding sequence ATGCAGTGTCACTACTGCGACCGGAGTGCGGACCTCACCGTCGAGAAAGGCGGCATCAAGGTCGGCGTCTGCGAGGACCACTTCCAGGACCAACTCGACGAACTCTCCGACAGCGAGACCCTCCAGCGACTCCGGGAGCAGCTCGAAATCGAGCGGTCGTAA
- a CDS encoding 4Fe-4S dicluster domain-containing protein — protein sequence MAIDPQFTENREQVDSHKGHDVWGPVEEPEKLGIHGTHVAVDFDICIADGACVEDCPVDVFEWVDTPDHPESELKADPANESQCIDCMLCVDVCPVDAIDVDAGRT from the coding sequence ATGGCAATCGACCCGCAGTTCACGGAGAATCGCGAGCAGGTGGACTCGCACAAGGGCCACGACGTGTGGGGGCCGGTGGAGGAGCCCGAGAAACTGGGGATTCACGGCACCCACGTCGCCGTCGACTTCGACATCTGCATCGCCGACGGCGCCTGCGTCGAGGACTGTCCCGTCGACGTCTTCGAGTGGGTGGACACCCCCGACCACCCCGAATCCGAACTCAAAGCCGACCCGGCCAACGAGAGTCAGTGTATCGACTGCATGCTCTGTGTGGACGTCTGTCCCGTCGACGCAATCGACGTGGACGCGGGCCGGACGTAG
- a CDS encoding cupin domain-containing protein, translated as MRKVRLDDLDSRMGPADRSLPLTDALGAADAALNFYELAPGDSFAYGFHAHEKQEEIFYVLDGTVTFRTLDEDVEVSAGELVRFGPGEFQRGVNRGEERVRALAIGAPQESGDTEILRACEDCGEETLHALELADDRSEIRAVCEECGAVTGRFE; from the coding sequence ATGCGAAAGGTACGCCTCGACGACCTCGACTCCCGGATGGGGCCGGCGGACCGGAGCCTCCCCCTGACGGACGCGCTGGGCGCCGCCGACGCCGCGTTGAACTTCTACGAGCTCGCGCCGGGCGACAGTTTCGCGTACGGCTTCCACGCCCACGAGAAACAGGAGGAGATATTCTACGTGCTCGACGGCACCGTGACGTTCCGCACGCTCGACGAGGACGTCGAAGTCAGCGCGGGCGAACTCGTGCGCTTCGGACCGGGCGAGTTCCAGCGCGGCGTGAACCGCGGCGAGGAACGCGTGCGAGCGCTCGCAATCGGCGCGCCACAGGAGTCCGGGGACACCGAGATACTCCGGGCGTGCGAGGACTGCGGCGAGGAGACGCTGCACGCGCTCGAACTCGCGGACGACCGCTCCGAGATTCGCGCCGTCTGCGAGGAGTGTGGCGCGGTCACGGGACGCTTCGAGTAA
- a CDS encoding thiol-disulfide oxidoreductase DCC family protein — protein MTHPPRLVFDDDCGFCTWCANFAARHGDVETVGFTDLTPDQLARLPDDYENCAHLLTDDAVYSCGEAVERTLVHDFPALGPAFSILRAVPGYAWLREKLYRAGADRRVLLGKIARDDPPARN, from the coding sequence ATGACCCATCCGCCCCGCCTCGTGTTCGACGACGACTGCGGCTTCTGCACGTGGTGTGCGAACTTCGCGGCGCGCCACGGCGACGTGGAGACGGTGGGCTTCACCGACCTCACGCCGGACCAACTCGCGCGCCTCCCCGACGACTACGAGAACTGCGCCCACCTCCTCACCGACGACGCCGTCTACTCGTGTGGCGAGGCCGTCGAGCGCACGCTCGTCCACGACTTCCCCGCGCTCGGGCCCGCCTTCTCGATTCTCCGAGCCGTCCCGGGGTACGCGTGGCTCCGCGAGAAACTGTACCGCGCGGGCGCCGACCGTCGCGTCTTGCTCGGGAAAATAGCGCGCGACGACCCGCCCGCGAGAAATTAA
- a CDS encoding phosphotransferase family protein: MQSTRDALAADFEAYRIERRLHDVPPHEVHEVTVDGNRAVCKRDTGPTGHAGVEGRATAFVGEHTDVPVPDVLAVGTGHYVAAWHPDAPSPDGEHDADEAWSRAAGRGLATLHAQTAPHLDGYGEFGMAGDDLALPEADIWRDAALAVVQARRDVLAEHGHADVADAVLDFLREHPGAFAGAGDSALCHGWWTPAHVAVCDGEVACVVDFEHALAAPGEWDYWRTVLPAFDGGDAQAAFRAGYESVRSLPDGFAARRPLYVALIGTYYVESLYVQDQHGPEATAARADFLRESVFDALDALA, encoded by the coding sequence ATGCAATCGACACGAGACGCACTCGCGGCCGACTTCGAGGCGTACCGAATCGAGCGACGGCTACACGACGTGCCGCCCCACGAGGTCCACGAGGTGACCGTCGACGGCAACCGAGCGGTCTGCAAGCGCGACACCGGACCGACCGGGCACGCGGGCGTCGAGGGGCGCGCGACGGCGTTCGTCGGCGAGCACACCGACGTCCCCGTTCCCGACGTGCTGGCGGTCGGCACCGGACACTACGTCGCGGCGTGGCATCCGGACGCGCCCAGTCCGGACGGCGAGCACGACGCGGACGAAGCGTGGTCGCGGGCGGCGGGCCGAGGACTCGCGACGCTCCACGCGCAGACCGCACCGCACCTCGACGGCTACGGCGAATTCGGGATGGCAGGCGACGACCTCGCGCTCCCCGAGGCGGATATCTGGCGGGACGCCGCGCTCGCGGTGGTTCAGGCGCGACGGGACGTACTCGCCGAGCACGGGCACGCGGACGTGGCCGACGCGGTTCTCGACTTCCTGCGCGAGCACCCCGGCGCGTTCGCCGGGGCCGGCGACTCCGCGCTCTGTCACGGCTGGTGGACGCCCGCCCACGTCGCGGTCTGCGACGGCGAAGTGGCCTGCGTCGTGGACTTCGAGCACGCGCTCGCGGCGCCCGGCGAGTGGGACTACTGGCGGACAGTGCTCCCGGCGTTCGACGGCGGCGACGCGCAGGCCGCGTTCCGCGCCGGCTACGAGTCGGTACGCTCGCTCCCCGACGGCTTCGCGGCGCGGCGACCGCTGTACGTCGCGTTAATCGGGACGTACTACGTCGAGTCGCTGTACGTGCAGGACCAGCACGGCCCGGAGGCGACGGCGGCGCGCGCCGACTTCCTCCGGGAGTCCGTGTTCGACGCGCTCGACGCGCTCGCTTAA